CCAGCACCCAGAGTTTAAATATCACAGTTGTTATATGTTATAAGCCCACGCCACTAAGATAAaagtaacgaacagtccctacaGGATGCCAGTCTTTCTAGTATCTTGAAGGTCACAGgaccaaaacaaatgaattaaagCACCTCTGGTCggatttacatttaaaacaaggATGTCAAACATACTCTTTGATAAACATTGATATTTTGCTCGCGCACACtgacagctgaaaatagttttgacacataaacacaaaacaaacctaACTAGCTTTAAAGATACCAGCCAACAAACAGGCTTAATCTGATAAACTGATGTTACAATAGACTGTcaacatataaaatattaaaatttcgATTGGCAGGCTCGACGAGTTTGACACATTAACATCTCCTcgttaataaatgtaaaatccGAAAGCTAAACCTAGCTAACAGGAGGTCAAGCAGTTACTAAATTGGGTGAAACAGCGAACTTTAGCTACATTAGCTCGAAGCTGCTACGCCGACAGCTACACACAGCTAACAGTAAACAAGCTGCcgttttttattgttaaaatattcCTTGATAAATTTAGTTTTCAGCGCTTTACTCACCAGCTATATCAACGTTAAGCTGACAGCGTGCTGTGGACCATCAGTGTAAACTTTGAACCGACGCATGCGCAGTCATCCCAGCCAAAGATGTGTAAAACAGTAAGATGGATCACTTCGTCACAATATCGAGCATCCGGGAGTCACAACGAAGGTAAAATAATAGAATACGGGTAAATTCAGGTCCTGCACCACAACGGTGGATGTAAATCCAGAGAGATTGagaagagtaaaaaaataacatttaaataaaacagaaagtatGTAAGATCAATTAAACTCAATATAAAAAGAATATTACATGGTAGATCCAGTTTGTTTATGTCATAATTTTCCATTAGAAACAGTTATATTGATGagtacagaaatattttttttgtttttctggaaaATAAAGAGCCCCAAGTCCCATGAGGCATATTTTTCAATAGGTTCTAACTAATTTATTTGCTCATGCTCATATTTATGAGAAAAGAGGCCAATACTCacaattttatttctgtcacactttgaatttaattttccttttattggcagaaattggtTTCCACACTGCTCTTTCCTGTCAGTGCAAAATATTGGAGAGACAGCAAGCTCAATTTGACTGCTAGCGGCACCTAGCTGcggcatctgggggtgccacacgaggtgccacagttaggtgccgctgccgcaaattgagcCAGCCTCTGCTGAAATATTCAGAGTGGAGTAACAACAGAAGGTGGACCACTTCCTGCTGCGAAAGATAAAGCAGTTAACGTGTTGCCACCCAGCAGTCCGTTGCTGTGTAaccacatgcaaaaacacaaaacagagcagagaagtttccaatcaataaaacaattcctttttttgtatgagATTTATTGAGTGGTTTCATGAAGTTAAATATGCAGATGTTTCACAGTAGGAgacttcacacacaaacaaatgcctGACATTCACATGAAACAGGAAATTGAAATAcaatttttctgcagagaaaagtgcaaaatccaaacGTGGAATGTTTTCATTGAACATTAACACTGGAAACAGTGACTGCAGCTTCCCGCAAGGCGCTGTGTCTAAAAACTTCAGGAAAATTTAACAGTCCTTCCAACTTTTGTGCGTTTATCAATTTTCAGGTGTAAACTCTGTCGTAAAAAACGCTTTTATCAAACTATAAAAGATTATCATTGTTTTCTTCACCTTTTACTTCATCCTCAACATCTCCTTCTTCTAAAAAAGGGCATCTACAAAGATTATCAAAGAAGATTTGTGTCATCAAAAACAGGAATATTTACACCAGGGgctcaaaaactgcagtatctGCGGTCTCCCCATCAGTCAGTTTTTCCGATTAAgaaactaattttttaaaaatcaacagatatagaacagaatattttatgttttctagctgcggcatctgggggtgccatacgaggtgccacagttaggtgccgctgccgcaaattgagcCAGCCCCTGCTGAAATATTCAGAGTGGAGTAACAACAGAAGGTGGACCACTTCCTGCTGCGAAAGATAAAGCTGTTAACGTGTTGCCACCCAGCAGTCCGTTGCTGTGTAaccacatgcaaaaacacaaaaacagagcagagaagtttccaatcaataaaacaattcctttttttgtatgagATTTATTGAGTGGTTTCATGAAGTTAAATATGCAGATGTTTCACAGTAGGAgacttcacacacaaacaaatgcctGACATTCACATGAAACAGGAAATTGAAATAcaatttttctgcagagaaaagtgcaaaatccaaacGTGGAATGTTTTCATTGAACATTAACACTGGAAACAGTGACTGCAGCTTCCTGCAAGGCGCTGTGTCTAAAAACTTCAGGAAAATTTAACAGTCCTTCCAACTTTTGTGCGTTTATCAATTTTCAGGTGTAAACTCTGTCGTAAAAAACGCTTTTATCAAACTATAAAAGATTATCATTGTTTTCTTCACCTTTTACTTCATCCTCAACATCTCCTTCattctcctctctgtcatcaGCCGTCACAGGGTTCAAAAGTTTTCTTCAGGAaagttttttagtgttttcaccGTTGACTTCCTGTTTGCGCAGGAAGTCCACAATGAGCGTGGCGGCTTTTCTGGGCCGCTCCAACGCCACAGAGTGACCACAGTTCTCCAACACCGTCACCTGGCAGCTTGGCAGCGCCGCCTGCAGCACCGCTGACCCCGACACGTCCACCACCTGAGAGAGAGGACTCgttcatcatcatgtttttgaaagaaatcaaaccaataataaagatacaataacaaaataaagtaacaCTGAGAGATGTCATTTCTCCACAGtaactacttttacttttaatatctAACCTACATTTGCTTCTTACTTTAGTAATactttgaatgcaggacttttacttgtaatggagttttttttagatatcaGTATTagcaaattatatatttatccTTCTTCCTGCTCCTGTCTGGGTTAAATCAGGTTTAGTTAACATATTGAACTTGTTGGTCACATAGTAAGTGTTACCTTGAAAAAGATGTCACTGTACtctataaatattttcataggAACATCTATTCAGCATTTTATGATGAATTTATACCTGGTCCTCCTTCCCCCAGATGACCTGCACAGGTGATTTGATCAGATGCAAGTTTTCCTGCAGCGAGTGACGAGACTTCTCCCCGACGATCTCCATAAacactgaacaacaacaacaaaacgcAATAAATCAAAGAggcatataaaaaaacatgtagcaACCGTGTGTTTTAAACTAGAGAACAAAATAATGCTGGAAAGTAATGTCTGACTGTCGTGTACTCTGGATGGCTGAAATGATAAATTCAGTATAGTGTACATTCTCACATTAATTTCATCAAtacaacataaacaacacaaaaagatcGAATATATTAGTAAATGTAAACAGTATTATTGTTCAAAGAAAAACGTATTTTCAGCAGAGTGGTGAGTCCaacattaaagttttttaaatgtacattaaaCTAAATGTATCAACACAACAGGTAAACATGGAAGAAGTGCTGAGTTTGCATTAACAACAGATTATAACAgatatattaattaaaataattttgcatcACATGGTTTGCAGGATCATGGCTCTTTAATCAGGGACTCTTTTTAAGACTAATGAAGAAGAAGGAGGTCGTAGAGGAGGAGAAAGTGTGATAGCTGTGAGCAGACCGACCTTCTTTGTAGAAACCATTGTTGGGGAGCCGGTTGGCAAGGAGACCCCGcaaaacctgaaaacacacgcgcacacacacacacatatatatatatatatatatatatatatatatatatatatatatatatatatatatatatatatatatatatatatatatatatatatagtctcaTAATGGCCCATAGTAAAGAGAAGTTGCACTGATGCGTTGATGCAGCTGTTGTGTGGAGAGCGTTAATCTGGCAGGCAGCAGCGCCGTGTACCTGTTTGGGGAGGTTGAGGGGAGTAAAGCAGCAGAGTTTCAGCATGTCCTCCAGCTCCTGAGGAGTCGAGGGGATCAGAGGGATCGAGTCCTCCTGCTGAGTCTTCTCCATCTCCCTCAGACGGCTGATGAACTCAGAGTCTGTGGGATAAACTAGACctgcaggagcaggaggagagtttATGTGTCATTCTGCTTCACCAAACAGGTTTGAATCCTAAAAACACCGAAACAACGCTTAAATAAGCTGTTCGCTGAGTTTACCTGCAGGACAGACCAAAGTGACACTGGACAGGTGAGCTGGGTACTGGGCGGCGTACACTCCAGCGACGTTCCCTCCCATCGAGGTCCCGACCAGGTGGAAGGGTCTTTTGTCCAGACCGATACTCTGCACgaactgcagagagagacacagagagacagaggagtcATCAGTCCTCTCAGTGCTTCTGTGCAGCGTCTGCAGCATCGGTTGTCAGTTACGATCAGACTCTGTCAGCGTTTTTCTACACGTGTGCAGCTTGGATTGACTCGGTTTGACTCGGCTTGTCAGTCCTATGTGGCAGCAATTTGCGGTCGGCCACGCTTTTACCCAACTCCAGATATCGTCCATCTCGAGCCCAACTTGGTGCGATTAAACTGACAATCGAAACAGGCAAAAAACCTTCGTCATTGGTCCCTTTAAACCTCAATTCTCATCTGATTTTACTCTCTTTTAAGATATGGGTTTATACGGGGCTTTTAATGAACTgactttaattaacttttttttgttttgtttttttaaacactcacGGTCCCCCTGCACCTGTACCCCTGCAGTGCTCATGTAGAGCGCTGTGGTTTAAACCAAACCTGACCGTAACCACTGATCCTAAAATCTGCTTTTTCCAAACTGGGGACACAATTTGAGTCCTACATTGGGTAAGTCGTCCCCAGTCAACAGGTCTTGAGTCTCATGTATGTCCCCAAAGGTAACctaagtcacacacacacacacactcacacttgaTCAGACCTGGTGGATTCGTGCGACCTGGCCCTGAATGCTGTAGTCCTCGGCACAGGTGCGACTCGTCCCCTCGTGTCCCGGCATGTCCACACACACTACATGCATGTTTCTAGGGAGATACTGGAGGACAAAACATACACACCCAAGACTCAGTGAAAACTTAGTCCATGCATCGATAACTCTGAGCAGGTTTTCAGCATAAAGTGCGttcaaaatgaaaagtaacaaaaacaaagtacgCTCAAAAACAGATTGTTTGTATATTCAtgtcaaaaacagacagaaagttTGTGTGCGTTACATTGATGACAGGCAGCCACATGTCCTTGGTGGCGGAGAAGCCGTGCAGCAGGAGTAGTGACGGCGTGGCGCCTCCTGGTGTCCCGCGGCTGCAATAACAGAAGCGGTAACTTCCACTGTGAGAGTATCGAACCACCAGCCCCAGCCTGCGACGCCAGTACCTGAGGAGGATCACAGCAGGAACACTGTgagttcatcatcatcatttatttaatttaaagccTCGGAAAACACTTCGATGGTGCCGAGGTACAAACAGTTatcaaaatggaaaaatacaaacctttacaatacataaaaactaaaaataaaccaataaaaaacaatgacagtcACAGTCGATGAGATCATGAATTAAAACCTGGATCTCTCTCAGtgttataaaacaaataatgctCAAGTGTAGCCCAAGCATGTGGGCATGTTAGGAAAAGGCTGTTCTTCTTAGCTCAGTGTgaattttgtgtctattttggttgtttttgtgttgctttgtagtaattttgttattgtaaagttgttttgtatctgtttgaggtaattttgcgtcttatttaggtaattttttttgactGGGAACGAGCACAATGGCTACCAACACTATGATGGTAAGGttgagaggaaggagaggagctTTTGTAGAAAACTttcatgtataaataaaaaataactgctggTCCCTCGTCGCAGAAAAAGCAGGCAGGCCAGGTTTGATAAAGAAGACAATGGCGTGTCTCACATCTATCACCAGTGATAAATCTTAAGGCTGAGAGTCATTATATACAAGATTTATCTGGAaaacacattctttttttttttaataaaaaaataaagtgattcacactgggaattgttttagTGGTGCCAGagttcataaaacagcatcaaaatggagcttgtttaatcaaaaaagtgccagtggaggatcccccgcacccctGACAGAGATCCTAGTTAAGcccctaaagtcctaaaatcttagtaATGCGCCTGCATACATGCATGAgactgctgcgactggccccttgccttctgtcattttgcaaaagtggcccccaagaaAAGCAAGTTGAGCATCCCTGTGCTAGAGATAAGCTCATCGGGGCCATCATAATGGAAATGATTCGTCCTGTGGGAAACAGGAAGGTGAAAAATGTAGAAAGTCTTGTTGAAATCTGGTCAGTGCTGCTATTGCATCTAAAATCAGCCTAAGGTACATTTCCCCGGGAACAAAGGAGGCTacttaaactgttaaaacatcTTTTCCAAAGCTTGTGAGAGTCCGTGTGCCTCTTTCATGCTGCTAAAATGAAactgtcaaatttgaaaatgtttgtttcttccAAAAGTTTTCTGTGTCATCTCCAGTTTTCACTGTTAGtcacactgtttttatttttaactaatttctgatctcatgtaatgtaatgtttcagtgttttctgacGTATGCTCGTTACAAAGCTGCTGACAAAACCACTGTTATATCACACTGACTCAGCACTGTGTGAGGGTGTTAGAGAGCAGAGCAGCTTCGATAATCTGCC
This DNA window, taken from Plectropomus leopardus isolate mb chromosome 2, YSFRI_Pleo_2.0, whole genome shotgun sequence, encodes the following:
- the LOC121960241 gene encoding monoacylglycerol lipase abhd6-B-like, with protein sequence MELIVLSGGILALPLIAFITSVLFWPGALLKAYNWYWRRRLGLVVRYSHSGSYRFCYCSRGTPGGATPSLLLLHGFSATKDMWLPVINYLPRNMHVVCVDMPGHEGTSRTCAEDYSIQGQVARIHQFVQSIGLDKRPFHLVGTSMGGNVAGVYAAQYPAHLSSVTLVCPAGLVYPTDSEFISRLREMEKTQQEDSIPLIPSTPQELEDMLKLCCFTPLNLPKQVLRGLLANRLPNNGFYKEVFMEIVGEKSRHSLQENLHLIKSPVQVIWGKEDQVVDVSGSAVLQAALPSCQVTVLENCGHSVALERPRKAATLIVDFLRKQEVNGENTKKLS